GCAGCTTCCGAGCCAAGGCTGCGTCGACCCGCCCGGGCCGATGATCACTAGAGTCTAGATCGGAGCGGAGGTTCCAGTATGAAAAAACCCCCGACATTGGTCGGGGGCTCGCCCGTTATCGGGACCCGTTCAATGCGGATGGCGGTCCGGGCGCTCCAGGCCCAGCTTGTCGATGCGGTAGCGCAGCATGTCGCGGGTCAGCCCGAGCATGCGGGCGGACTTGGAGATGTTCCAGTCGGTCTTGCCCAGCACTTTCACCACCAGGTCCCGCTCGGCATCCGACAGGCTCAGGTTCTCGTCCTCAAGGCCCAGGCCGCTGCCGGCCAGCTCCGGCTCGACGGCCTCGGTGACGCCCGCACCCGCCAGCAGGCTCCGGCAGATGGTGAGCTGCTCGGGGCCGATGACCTCGCCCGGGGCCAGCAATACGGTCTGCTCCAGCATGTTGCGCAGTTCGCGCACGTTGCCCGGCCAGCTGTAGCCCTTGAGCAGGGCCCGGGCTTCCGGGCTGAAGCGAAGCCCCGTCTTGCCGTAGCGCTTGCCGTGCTGGGCGACGAAATGCTCGGCCAGGATCAGGATGTCATCGCCCCGTGCCCGCAGCGGCGGCACCTTGATGGTGATGATGCGCAGGCGGAAGAACAGGTCGCGGCGGAACTTGCCCTCCTGCACCATCTGCTCCAGGTTGCAGTTGGTGGCGCTGATGATGCGCAGGTTGACCTTGCGTTCGCGCACCGAGCCCAGCCGGCGAATGGTGCGGTCCTCCAGCAGTTTCAGCAGCTTGGCCTGGAGCAGCAGGTCGATCTCGCCCACCTCGTCGAGGAACAGGGTGCCACCGTCGGCGGCCTCCACCAGCCCGACGCGGCGATCCTTGGCATCGGTGAAGGCGCCCTTCTCGTGGCCGAACAGCTCGGCTTCCAGCAGGTGGGAAGGAATGGAGGCGCAGTTGAACTCGACGAAGGGCCCCTTGCTGCGGGCACCGTCGAAGTGAAGGGCGCGGGCCACCAGTTCCTTGCCGGTGCCGGTTTCGCCTTCGATCAGCACCACCGGCAGGTCCTCGCCACTCATGCGCTCTTCGGCCGCCAGCACCTGGCGCACCATGTCCTTCATCGAGCGCATGGGCGCCGAATCGCCGATCAGGGCCGAGAGCCCGGCATCCTGGGCGGCACGCTGCTGGTAGAAGGTCAGTTGGCGCTCCTGGCGACCGGCCTCCAGCGCCTTGTCCACCACCAGCTTGAGTTCGGCCAGGGCCACCGGCTTGGTCAGGTAGTCGGCCGCGCCGGCCTTCATGGCCTCCACCGCGCCCTGCACGTTGCCGTGACCGGTGATCATGATGACCTTGAGCTGCTCGTCCAGCGCCCGGGCTCGGCTGATGAGGTCGCACCCGCTCATGCCCGGCAGGCAGTAGTCGGTCAGGACCAGGTCCGGGTGCTGGGCCTCGATCAGGGTCAGCGCCTCCTCGGCGGAGCTGCAGACCATCACCTCGAACTGGCGCCTCTGCAGGTAGGTGCAGAAGTTGTCCGCCAGTATCTCGTCGTCCTCGACGATCAGAATGCTGTTGCCCATTTCTTCTTATCCCCCTGCCGTGGCCCTGAAGGTCAGGTGCACCTTGGTACCGGCGTTTTCCCGGCTGTCGATGCTGACGGCACCGCCGAAACGCTCGATGATCTTGCGCACCAGCACCAGGCCGACGCCCAGGCCACCGCGCTTGGTGGTGTGAAAAGGTTTGAAGGCCATCTCCAGCATGGCCGGCGTCATGCCGCTGCCGGTGTCGCTGATGGTGAGGGTGAGGAGCTGGCGGCGCTGGTCGGGTTCGAGGCAGATGGCCAGGCGCCCGCCCCGGGGCATGGCCTCGATGGCGTTGGAGAGCACGCTGCCGAGCAACTGTTGCAGCAGCACCGGATGGCTGACCACCCTGGGCGCCTCGCGCGTGGTCCAGTCCACCTGGATGCCGGCGTGACGGATCTGCGGCTCGTAGGCGGCCAGGGTTTCCTCCAGCGCGGCGGTGAGGTTCACCGGCTCCTGGTCACCGGCGAGGGGCCGGGACGACATCAGCAGCTCGCGCACCCACTTCGACATGCGATCCACCTGGGTGATGATGTCCCCGAGGTTCTTGTGCAGCGGGCCCGGGTCCACTTCCAGGGCCAGCTCGGCGCTGGAGCGAATGGACGCCAGCGGGTTGCGCAGGCTGTGGGCGACGGCGGTGGACATTTCCCCCAGCAGCGCCAGGGTCTCGTTCTCCACCAGTTGCCGCTGCTGGTCGTCCAGCAGGCGGGACGCGCGGCGCACGAACCAGAACAGGCTGAGGTAGATGGCCGCTCCCCCCAGGGCGGTGGCGATCCAGAGCAGGATCAGGCCCCGGTTCATACGCGCGATCAGGTCCACCGGCTCCTTGTAGATCTCGATCACCGACATCAGGTTGCCGTTGGCATCCTTGAGCGGGATGAAGCTTTCCAGGTAGAGGCTGTCGGGACTGCGCATGAAATAGTCTTCAGCGGGACAGGCGTCCGGCCCGAAGTGTTCCATCGTCACGGTGTCGCGACTCCGCATCGCCTCTTCCAGCTTGGCCTTCTCCAGCGAACGCCCGCCGATCAGCTTCGGGTTGGTCGACCAGATCACGATGCCGTCAGGCGCATAGACGTTGGCCAGCAGCACATCGGGCAGGCGCACGATGTGGTCGAAGAATTCCTCGTGGGATTTCGCCAGTTGTTCGTGGGACACGCCAAGGCGGTCGCCGTCGACGCGCTTGTCGAGGAACTCGCCCAGGGTCAGGCCAGGGGAGAAGTTGCCGTGGATGACCTCGACGTCGGCGATGGACTTGATGAACTGGGCGCTGAGCATGGCATCCCGGTCGATGCTCTCGCTCATGAGGAAGCGGGTCGCCGCCGAGCCGAGCAGGATCGCCACCGCCAGGATGATGACCAGGCTCACCAGGGAGAACCAGCGAAACAGGTTGAAGGGCTTGGCCGCCAGCAGCATCTTCATTGAGTCCTCCCCTTCTCTGGCTGAGGGTTCACCCACAAGGTGGGCGAGAAGTTGGCCCGTCACCCGGTTGGCGCGTCCTGCGCAAACGTAGGCTTAGTTATAGCCCAGGCCCAACGGCGCCGGGCGCTACCGTTCGGCGACCGCTGGACGGTAGTGCCGGGAAACCCCCACTTCCCCACCCATTTTTTACCCACTTGTGGGGCCTGGGTCCCCAGGTTCCGCCGCGAGCCCCACGACGACGGACGCGGGCGCCGCCGGCGCATCCCCGTGGCAGAGCGCTCGACGAGAGGTGGCAAGGGATTTGCTCGCCGCGCGCGCACCTCCCGACACGACGGCCGATGGCCTGATAAACGGCGCACCGCGCACGGCGAGCGGCGTGATCGCCGGACCGGGCCCCGCCGCCCGCCCGCTACGCCCCAATAGGAGGCGAACCTGCCCGCAAGGTCAGTTTCTCTCACCAGTTTTGTGCGAATCGCCCAGCTTCCGGACGCGTCAAGAACCCGCAAACGTCCGACAAGTCCTTGAAAAATGGCGCATTCCCTCGATAATCCCGCGCCCGGCCAGGCGTCGTGAAAACTTGGCGCCTTTCTTGCTCAAGCCAGCAAGCCTGACCAACCAGACAAGTTCCACAGAGATGGAACTTCGCTAACCATTGGAGCCCTTGATGAACCGCGCCCTTTCCTCCCTGATGCTCGCCGGCAGCCTGCTGGCGACCGGCACCGCCCTGGCCGACGGCCCCCTGCTGTGGCAGGACAACAGCCTGACCTACCTCTACGGCAAGGATTTCAAGATCAACCCGGAGATCCAGCAGACCTTCACCTTCGAACACGCCAGCGGCTGGACCTGGGGCGACCTGTTCGTCTTCGTCGACCAGATCAACTACAACGGCGAGGAAGACGCCAACGCCGGCAAGAACACCTACTACGGCGAGTTCTCCCCGCGCCTGTCCTTCGGCAAGGTCTTCGAGCAGAAACTGGAATTCGGCCCCATCAGCGACGTGTTGCTGGCCGCCACCTACGAGCGCGGCGAAAACCGCAACCAGAACTACCTGGTCGGCCCGGGCTTCGACCTGAAGCTCCCCGGCTTCGACTACTTCCAGCTGAACTTCTACTACCGCAAGCCCGACGGCATCACCAACAACCCGTCCGGCCAGTGGCAGGTCACCCCGGTCTGGTCCTACACCATCCCGGTGGGCAACTCGGACCTCGTCATCGACGGCTTCATGGACTGGGTGTGGAACAACAAGGACGCCACCTCCAGCCGCCCCAACGACCTCCACGCCAACCTGCACTTCAACCCGCAGATCAAGTACGACCTGGGCAAGGCCATGGGCTGGAGCGCGGTGAAGCACTTCTACGTCGGCATCGAGTACGACTACTGGAAGAACAAGTACGCCATCGACGACAACAGCTTCCTCGGCGACGAGATCCTCGGCGGCACCGACCAGAACACCTTCAGCCTGCTGGCCAAGGTGCATTTCTGATGGGCGAGGGGCCCGTCCTGGAGACGGGCCCTTCCGTCTTGCGCGGTGGAAAACGCGGGTGGAGAATGCGCGACAGTCTCAGCCTGCAGTCAGACAAGGAACCCCCATGGCCAGTGACAGCGCGCCAGCCGCTCCACGCTCCCGAGGCGAAAAACTGGTCACCGGAGGCTGGATCGCACTGGCGGTCATCATCCCCCTCAACAGCCTGTTCTCCAGCGAGCCCCTCGACGTCTCCGCCGGCCTGGCACTGCTCTCCCTGAGCGCCCTCTGCACCGCCTTCGCCTGCTGGCCGAAGCTGCTGCTTTCCCCCCTCAGCAACGCCCGCAGCCTTTGCGACAACCTGCCCCGTGGCAGCGCCATCGCCATGAGCGCCTTCGTCGGCCTCACCGTGCTGCGCGGCGTGGTGGAACTGGTGGCCTGAGCCGCCACCTTCGCGAGCAAGCTCGCTCCTACGAAGAGACAGGGCCGGGCTTGTAGGAGCCGGCTTGCCGGCGAACCTCGAAACGCTTCGCGAGCAAGCTCGCTCCTACGAAGAGACGGGGCTGGGCCTGTAGGAGCCGGCTTGCCGGCGAATCCTGCGTACCGATTCGCGAGCGAGCGCGCGCCTGCAGGGCCCTGGCCGTCACGCACACGAAAAAGCCCCGCGCGGGGCGGGGCTTCGGCGTGGCGATCGACCGATCAGGCGGCGCTCGGCTCCAGGCTCTCGCGGCGGCTGCGCACGAACTGCGGCAGCAGCGAGCCCACCAGCATGCCCAGGGCGCTGAACAGCAGGCCGGCCAGTTGCGGCGGCCAGAAGTCGGTTTCCACGTAGGTGGACTCCAGCCAGACCCAGGACAGCAGGCCGAAGGCGATGGCCATCAGCGCGCCCTGGGTGGTGGCGCGCTTCCAGAACAGGCCGGCGAACAGCGGCACCACGGCGGCCACCAGGGTCACCTTGTAGGCGTTGCCCACCATCTCGTAGATGCTGGCGTCGGAGTACAGGGCGAAGGTGGAGGTGGCGATGGTCATGGCGACCACGCTGATCCGCATGGCCAGCAGGAACTGCCGATCGTTCATGTCGGGCATGAAGCGCTTGAGGATGTTCTCGGTGAAAGTCACCGAAGGCGCCAGCAGGGTGCCGGAGGCGGTGGACATGATGGCCGACAGCAGCGCGCCGAAGAACATGATCTGGGCGAACAGCGGGGTGCGCTCCATGATCAGGTGCGGCAGGATCATCTGCGAATCCTCGGCCAGCCACTTCTGCACCATGGCCGGATCGATGAGCGAAGCCGCGTAGGTCAGGAAGATCGGCAGCATGCAGAAGGAGAGGTAGAACACGGCGCCGGTCATGGAGGCGCGGGCGGCGATGTTCTCGGTCTTGGCCGACATCACCCGGGCGTAGACGTCCTGCTGCGGGATGGAGCCGAACATCATGGTCACCGCCGCGGCGATGAAGGCCACTATGTCCCTGGGCTCGAAGCTGTGCATGAGGGCGAACTTGCCTTCGCTGGCGGCATGGCTGATCACCACGTCGGCGCCACCGGCCATGTCGCCGATCAGCCAGGTCAGGTAGAGCAGGCCGACGACGATGATGATCATCTGCATGAAGTCGGTCAGCGCCACGGACCACATGCCGCCGAACAGCGTGTAGAGCAGCACGATGAAGGTGCCGATCATCATGCCCTGGGTGGTGGTGATGGAGCCGTCGGAGAGCACGTTGAAGACCACGCCCAGCGCGGTGAGCTGCGCCGCGACCCAGCCCAGGTAGGAGCCGATGATCACCAGGCTGGTGAAGGTCTCGACATGGGGACCGAAGCGCTTGCGGAAGAAGTCGCCGATGGTCAGCAGGTTCATGCGGTAGAGCGGCCGGGCGAACACCAGGCCCACCAGCATGAGGCAACCGAAGGAGCCGAACGGGTCTTCGATGATCCCGGCGAAGCCTTCCTCGATGAAGGTGGCGGGGATCCCCAGGACGGCCTCCGAGCCGAACCAGGTGGCGAACACCATCGCCGCGACCAGGGGGAAGGACATGCTCCGGCCGCCGGCCGCGAAGTCCTTGGAGTTTTTGACACGGGTGGAAGCGTAGAAACCGACACCCACAGTGATCAGCAGGTAAATCGCAACAAACCAGATCAGCATTTGTTCTTGTTCCAGAGGCACGCCCATCGGGGCCAGGCGCAAAGGTGGGGTGCGCCGTGGCGGACGGAGTTTTTGTTATTGACTCGGAGGGGCCCGTCACCGTGCGAAGCCGGCAGGTACCACGGCGGGCAGTCTGCCAAACACGTAAAATATGTCAAACGATTACGTCATGAATGAGCAAAAAAATCGACAGAACGCCTCTCGACCACAAACCTCGAACTTGTCCTGAATGGCCGACTGAAGCGACCTGACGATGTACAGTCGTGACCTGTCAGTTCTGAATTTTTTACACCCATCCGTTGTGAATCAAAGACACCTGCCTATCGTTTTCGCGGCACCGAAAAGCATCTGCTAGCATCCTGCGGTCCCCCGAAGGAGCCGCACCGCATGCATGCGCTGAACCCCCAGCAAACCGCCGCCTACCTGCGGCACCTGGACATCCCCGCCCCCTCGAACGCCGACCTCGCCGGGCTCGACCGACTGGTCGCCGCGCACCAGCGCCGCGTCGCCTTCGAGAACCTCGACGTGCTGCTGGACCGCCCCATCGCCATCGACGCCGACGGCGTCTTCGCCAAAGTGGTGGAACGCGGACGGGGCGGTTATTGCTTCGAGCTGAACAACCTCTTCGCCCGCCTGCTGCTGGCCCTGGGCTACGACGTCGAACTGCTGGCCGGACGGGTGCGCTGGGGCCTGCCCCTGGACGCGCCGCAGACCATGCTGTCGCACCTGATGCTGCGAGTACGCCTGCCCGAAGGCCCCTTCCTGGCGGACGTGGGCTTCGGCTCCGCCACCCCCTGGCGCGCCATGCCCCTGGACGGCCGGTCGCTGCCGGACTTCCCTTACCGCCTGAGCCCCCAGGACGATGGCAGCGGCGAGGTCCAGCTGGAAGCCTACCGCGCCGAGTCGGGCTGGGCCGCCTGCTACCGCTTCACCCTGGACAGCGCGCCCTGGGTCGATTGCATCCCCCGCAACTGGTACACCTCCACCCACCCCGACAGCGTCTTCCGGCGCATGCTGATGACCGCCCGAAGCGAGGGCGAGTGGCGCCTGACCCTGGCCAACGGCACCTTCAACCGCCGCCACCGCGACGGCCGGCTGGAAAGCCGCGTCATCGAAGAGGCCGAGGAGCTGGTGGCGGTGCTCAGGGGCGATTTCCTGCTGGACCTGAGCGACGACGAGGTCGAGCCGCTGCGGGCGCGGCTGGCGGGGCTGCTCGCCTAGGGGGGATGCCGCTCGCCGGCCGGGCGATCCCCCGGCTGGCGGAGCGCTGCGGCCAGGTCCACCCTTGCCGGTAACGACGTGCGTTCGAGGGCGTCCCATGTCGACCGCCGATCACCTCCGGGCCCTGCACGAGCAGGGCTTCACCCTGTTTCCCAGCGTGCTCGACACCCGCGCAGTCGCCGCCCTGCGCGAGCGGATTGACCGCCTGCGACCCATCCACTGGGACTACCTCGGCCTGCTGGACGATCATTTCAAGTGCGTGTTCAACCGGGGACCGGAATGGCTGCCCTACCTGGACCTGCCGGGGGTGATCGAGGTCGCCGAAGCCGCACTCGGGGCCGACTGCCATGTGATCGGCCAGACCGCCTGGCGCAGTCGCCCCGGTTTCATCGGTGCCGACCTGCACCTGGATCACCTGGTGATGGAGTTGCCGGAACGCCTGCTGGACGACCCGGCCTTCCAGTTGCCCATGCAGATCTGCACGGCCCACCTGTATCTGGACGACATCACGCCCGACCTGTGCCCTACCCGGGTCATTCCCGGCAGCCACCGGGCCGGACGCCGGCCCCGGCCAGGGGAAACCCACTGGCGCGGCCGCGAGCCCGAGGCCGTGCTGTGCAGGGCCGGAGACCTGCTGCTGTTCCGCAGCGAGCTCTGGCATGCCGGCAGCCGCAACCTGAGCCCGAACCGCAGCCGTTACCTGCTGCAGATCCACTATGGCCGGCGCATGGTGGCGCAAAAGTTCTCCCCTTACCTCGCCTTCCAGTTCTCCCCGGCGGTGCTGGCCGCCTGTACGCCGCGCCAACGCCGTCTTCTGGGCGATCACGAGCCCGCCGAGTACGACTGACGCCGGGAGCCGGGCACGCCTGGAGCCCGGCCTTCATCGGCGCTCCAGAGAGTTATCCCGGAGATACCCACAAAGTTATCAACAGAGCCCCAGAGCATCGGCTCAGTCCTTGCGGCCTTGCCCTGCAAGCGGGACTTGCGGTGGATCAGCGGCTCGATCGCAACCGCCCACGAACACCCGGAGCGGTTGATCGAAATTCGACCAGCCTGCTGAATACCTTGCAAACCGTGGCCTGCAGCCATTCACCCAAAAGCTATCCACAGCTTGCCCCACAGAAACCGTGGGTATCCCCGAGCCGGCTTTGCGGCGGCCGGTTGCACCCCTTCGCCGAGAAAACGAGCAACCGTGCCGAAGCCGCCTGGAACGGGCATCAGCGCCATCCATCCAGAAGATATCCACAGCCCCTTCCACAGAAATTGTGAGCACAGTCCTCCGGGACTGTTCTTTACTTCCTGGCAAGCCACCGAGGGATTTCCCCATGTCCGCCACCCGCCTATTCCTGCTGCTCTGGGCCCTGGTACTGGCCGGCTGTTCCAGCTTCGGCGGCCGCGACCCGCTGCAGGTGGACCTGGCCGGTATGGAACCCCTGGCCGGCGAGGGGCTGGAGGTGCGCTTCACGCTCAAGCTGCGGGTCCAGAACCCCAATGAAAGCGCCATCCACTACAGCGGCGTGGCCCTGGAACTGGAGGTGAACGACCTGCCCCTGGCCAGCGGCGTGAGCAGCCAGGGCGGCACCGTGGCGGGGTTCGGGGAAACCCTGATCGAGGTTCCAGTGACCCTGTCGGCCTTTTCGGTCCTGCGCCAGGCCTGGAATCTCGGCGGCGGCGCCCCGCTGCAGAACGTCCCCTATGCCCTGCGCGGCAAGCTGGGCGGTGGCCTCTGGGGCACCCGCCGCTTCAGCGACGCGGGCGTGCTCAGCCTGCCGGAGCCCCGGGATACGCCGTAGGAGGTGGCACGCCGGACAGGAGCGCCCTGGCGAGCAACCGGATGTCCCTGGAGGATGCAGGGAGGGTCATCTCCGGTACGCCGCCGAATGCATTCCGGCCATGAGTTCGCACAAAGAGGCAAAGCGAGGGCAAAACCTCATACAATGCGTGGTTTTTCCGTGAAGACGACCCGAGAGGTTCCCATGAGCGCCCTGCCGCCCTGCCCCAAGTGCAACTCCGAATACACCTACCAGGACGGCGCCCAGCTGATCTGTCCCGAATGCGCCCATGAGTGGTCGGCCGACGGCAACAACGAAGCAGCCGGCGACGAGAAGGTGATCAAGGACTCCGTCGGCAACGTCCTCCAGGACGGCGACACCATCACCGTGATCAAGGACCTCAAGGTCAAGGGCTCGTCCCTGGTGGTGAAGGTCGGCACCAAGGTGAAGAACATCCGCCTGGTGGACGGCGACCACGACATCGACTGCAAGATCGACGGCATCGGCGCGATGAAGCTGAAGTCGGAGTTCGTGCGCAAGGTGTAAGCCGCACGCCCCCATCACACAAAGGCCCGGTTCATGCCGGGCCTTTTCATTTGCCGTGTCCCGCCCCACTTACCGCCTGGCGAAACCCAGCTTGCCACCCTGGTGATGTCTTCGTCCGCGCGCGCCCACCTATCCTCGCCAAACCCGCCAATAGAGCGGCCCCATGTGCTTGGAACAACAACAGTGGAGCAGGGTGATGGCAATCGATTACATGACGATGTTGATCTATGTGCTGGTGATGGCCGGCCTCGGCTGGTGGGGCATGCGCAAGGCCAGGACCCGCGATGATTTTCTCCTGGCCGGGCGCCGCCTGGGACCGGCCCTCTACCTCGGCACGCTTTCGGCGGTGATGCTGGGCGGCGCCTCCACCATCGGTTCGGTGCGCTTGGGCTACCAGTACGGGATCTCCGGCCTCTGGCTGGTGTTCATGCTGGGCCTGGGCATCATCATCCTCAGCCTGGTGTTTTCCCGGCAGATCTCGCAACTGCGGGTCTTCACCGTCACCCAGATTCTCGAACAGCGCTACCAGGCCTCCTCGCGCCTGATCGGCGGCGTGGTCATGGTGGCCTACGACCTGATGGTGGCCGTCACCGCCACCATCGCCATCGGCTCGGTCACCGAGGTGGTCTTCGACATCCCGCGCATTGCCGCCATCCTCTGCGGCGGCGGCCTGGTGATCTTCTACTCGGTGATCGGCGGCATGTGGTCGCTGACCCTCACCGACATCATCCAGTTCGTGATCATGACCGTCGGCATCTTCTTCGTCCTGCTGCCCATGAGCCTGGGCGAGGCCGGTGGCCTGAGCGCCATGCAGGCCAACCTGCCGACGGGCTTCTTCGAGCTGGGCAACATCGGCCTGGACACCATCCTCACCTACTTCCTGCTGTACTTCTTCGGCGCCCTGATCGGCCAGGACATCTGGCAGCGCCTGTTCACCGCCCGTAGCGAACGGGTGGTGCGCTACGCCGGCCTCGGCGCCGGGTTCTACTGCATGCTCTATGGCGCCGCCTGCGCCCTCATCGGGGCGGCCGCCAAGCTGCTGTTGCCGGACCTTGAGGTGGCCGAGAACGCCTTCGCCGAGGTCGCCCGTGGCGTGCTCCCCGCCGGCCTGCGCGGCCTGGTAGTGGCCGCCGCCCTGGCCGCCATCATGTCCACCGCCAGCGCCTGCCTGCTGGCCGCCGCCACCGTGCTCAAGGAAGACATCTACAGCCGCTTCCTCAATCGCAGCGGCGAAGACCACCTCGCCAGCAGCCGCTGGATCACCTTCGGCCTCGGCGCGGCGATGCTGGCCATGGCCTGCCTGGTCAATGACGTCATCGCCGGACTGTCCATCGCCTACAACCTGCTGGTGGGCGGCCTGCTGGTGCCGATCATGGGCGCCCTGCTCTGGCGCCGTGCCTCGGCCCAGGGCGCCATGGCCTGCATGGTCACCGGCAGTCTGACCGTCATCGCCTTCATGGTCCGCGACGGCATCCTGGCCAACACCCCCATCTACTACGGCCTGGGCGTCAGCCTGGTGACCTTCGTCATCGTCAGCCTGCTGACACAGCCCGCTCCCGAGCTACGCACCGCAGCCGATTGAACATCCCCAGGGCGCCGCGACGGCGCCCTCCACCCGTGAGAGAAAGCCCATGACCCGAGACTTCCCACAGCCGCTCGATGCCGCGCTGATCCCGCGTTTCGCCGGCATCCCGAGCTTCATGCGCCTGCCGATCTTCAGCGACCCTGCCGACCTGCAACTGGCCCTGGTGGGCGTGCCCTGGGACGGCGGCACAACCAACCGCGCCGGCGCCCGCCACGGCCCGCGCGAGGTGCGCAACCTGTCCAGCCTGATGCGCAAGGTGCATCACGTCAGCCGCATCGCCCCTTACGAACTGGTGCGCATCGGCGACCTGGGCGACGCGCCGGTCAACCCCATCGACCTGATCGACTCGCTGACGCGCATCGAGGCCTTCTTCCGCGAGATCCACGACGCCGGCACGGTGCCGCTGGCGGTCGGCGGTGACCACCTGGTGACCCTGCCGATCTTCCGCGCTCTGGCCCGCCATCGCCCCATCGGCATGATCCACTTCGACGCCCACTCCGACACCAACGACCGCTACTTCGGCGACAACCCCTACACCCATGGCACCCCCTTCCGCCGTGCGGTGGAGGAAGGCCTGCTGGACCCCCGGCGCACGGTGCAGATCGGCATTCGCGGTTCCATCTACTCCGCCGAGGACGAGGCCTTCGCCGAGGAATGCGGCATCCGCGTGATCCACATGGAGGAGTTCGCCGAGATCGGCGTCGAGGCCACCCTGGCGGAAGCGCGGCGCGTGGTGGGCGATGGCCCCACCTACATCAGCTTCGATGTCGACGTGCTCGATCCGGCCTTCGCCCCCGGCACCGGCACCCCGGAAATCGGCGGCATGACCACCCTCCAGGCCCAGCAGATGATCCGTGGCCTGCGCGGCCTGAACCTGGTGGGCGCCGACGTGGTGGAAGTCTCCCCGCCCTTCGACCAGGGCGGCGCCACCGCCCTGGTGGGCGCCACCATGATGTTCGAGCTGATGTGCATACTCGCCGAATCCATCGCCAGTCGC
This genomic window from Pseudomonas furukawaii contains:
- a CDS encoding sodium:solute symporter; the encoded protein is MAIDYMTMLIYVLVMAGLGWWGMRKARTRDDFLLAGRRLGPALYLGTLSAVMLGGASTIGSVRLGYQYGISGLWLVFMLGLGIIILSLVFSRQISQLRVFTVTQILEQRYQASSRLIGGVVMVAYDLMVAVTATIAIGSVTEVVFDIPRIAAILCGGGLVIFYSVIGGMWSLTLTDIIQFVIMTVGIFFVLLPMSLGEAGGLSAMQANLPTGFFELGNIGLDTILTYFLLYFFGALIGQDIWQRLFTARSERVVRYAGLGAGFYCMLYGAACALIGAAAKLLLPDLEVAENAFAEVARGVLPAGLRGLVVAAALAAIMSTASACLLAAATVLKEDIYSRFLNRSGEDHLASSRWITFGLGAAMLAMACLVNDVIAGLSIAYNLLVGGLLVPIMGALLWRRASAQGAMACMVTGSLTVIAFMVRDGILANTPIYYGLGVSLVTFVIVSLLTQPAPELRTAAD
- the speB gene encoding agmatinase, yielding MTRDFPQPLDAALIPRFAGIPSFMRLPIFSDPADLQLALVGVPWDGGTTNRAGARHGPREVRNLSSLMRKVHHVSRIAPYELVRIGDLGDAPVNPIDLIDSLTRIEAFFREIHDAGTVPLAVGGDHLVTLPIFRALARHRPIGMIHFDAHSDTNDRYFGDNPYTHGTPFRRAVEEGLLDPRRTVQIGIRGSIYSAEDEAFAEECGIRVIHMEEFAEIGVEATLAEARRVVGDGPTYISFDVDVLDPAFAPGTGTPEIGGMTTLQAQQMIRGLRGLNLVGADVVEVSPPFDQGGATALVGATMMFELMCILAESIASR